One Panicum virgatum strain AP13 chromosome 3N, P.virgatum_v5, whole genome shotgun sequence DNA segment encodes these proteins:
- the LOC120666001 gene encoding protein WVD2-like 7 isoform X2 gives MSPPAPMGAPDFSPPEPEPTHSPEPENPGHDNRNWKADMMSALGESVSFGRFLTEPPEWGKWSAFAHNRYLEEAAVQARPGSVAQKKAFFEAHYARKKKRKSEDHGAAAGADAGLEAGAAEEDGGSAASRPSSSAESSCMTDQAPAPGDEETCGSGEAGVVDCGGPRASDEPVGVPEELAVAAITDAVGPYRMDAPMDGLCCKEDGNELVAGAVSESLEKKDLCSSNLVVVAVEKQPLKESSLVNQDITDSAKKRRIQMSSLLQKPTKFRSPPSGKKGQPSSVKRRSPLHSAKENTSPPGTDNNMHEATSVTRKRSTLAALHMLKSFTRCETGNAACGSRNLGTTIAERISQLESESRPVESTQPEEFGPPRKTFSTILPEVALGTPQVDEQRSSHVMRIKEKLFGSTSPLVHQKTAITKEKERKFNNESGFKESRQSFCFKTRPLPNFCRRNKQLNDGNQQTIEEFPKFRDSNHSMTNGSRAQQMGKGVSKERQICCFPIRKLY, from the exons ATGTCGCCGCCGGCACCAATGGGAGCACCGGACTtctcgccgccggagccggagccgacgCACTCGCCGGAGCCGGAGAACCCCGGCCACGACAACCGG AACTGGAAGGCGGACATGATGTCGGCGCTGGGGGAGTCGGTCTCCTTCGGCCGCTTCCTCACCGAGCCGCCCGAGTGGGGGAAGTGGTCCGCCTTCGCGCACAACCGCTACCTCGAGGAGGCGGCCGTGCAGGCGCGCCCGGGCTCCGTCGCGCAGAAGAAGGCCTTCTTCGAGGCGCACTACGCCAGGAAGAAGAAGCGCAAGAGCGAGGaccacggcgccgccgctggcgctgaCGCCGGGCTCGAGGCGGGTGCGGCAGAGGAGGACGGTGGTTCCGCCGCCTCGCGGCCGTCCTCATCGGCGGAGTCCTCCTGCATGACGGATCAGGCTCCGGCGCCTGGGGATGAGGAGACGTGCGGCAGCGGGGAGGCCGGCGTGGTGGATTGTGGTGGTCCCCGTGCCAGTGATGAGCCGGTGGGAGTGCCCGAGGAGCTCGCGGTCGCGGCCATCACCGATGCTGTTGGTCCTTACAGGATGGATGCACCCATGGACGGGTTGTGCTGCAAGGAGGACGGCAATGAGCTAGTTGCTGGAGCAGTTTCGGAATCGCTGGAGAAGAAAGATCTGTGCTCGAGTAATTTGGTTGTTGTTGCCGTAGAGAAGCAACCCTTGAAG GAGAGCTCTCTTGTTAATCAGGATATCACGGATTCTGCAAAGAAAAGGAGGATCCAGATGTCATCTCTGCTTCAGAAGCCGACCAAATTCAGATCTCCCCCTTCAGGAAAGAAAGGGCAGCCTTCATCAGTGAAAAGACGGTCGCCTCTGCATTCTGCAAAGGAGAACACCTCACCTCCTGGTACAGATAATAACATGCATGAGGCAACTTCAGTCACTCGAAAGAGGTCCACACTGGCGGCATTGCACATGCTTAAGAGTTTCACTAGATGTGAAACAGGAAATGCTGCCTGTGGCTCAAGAAATCTTGGTACCACAATTGCCGAGAGGATTAGCCAGTTGGAGTCTGAAAGCAGACCTGTCGAAAGCACTCAGCCTGAGGAATTTGGGCCACCAAGAAAG ACCTTTTCCACAATTTTGCCAGAAGTAGCCCTAGGAACTCCTCAAGTGGATGAACAAAG GTCCTCCCATGTGATGAGAATCAAAGAAAAGCTCTTTGGTTCAACATCACCATTGGTGCATCAGAAAACTGCTATAACTAAGGAAAAAGAG AGGAAGTTCAACAATGAATCTGGGTTTAAAGAATCACGGCAGAGTTTTTGCTTCAAAACCAGGCCACTGCCAAACTTCTGTCGAAGAAATAAACAACTAAACGATGGTAATCAGCAG ACTATCGAAGAGTTTCCAAAGTTTCGGGACAGCAACCATTCAATGACAAATGGTAGTCGTGCACAGCAAATGGGCAAAGGTGTATCCAAGGAGAGACAAATATGTTGTTTCCCCATCAGAAAGCTGTATTAG
- the LOC120666001 gene encoding protein WVD2-like 7 isoform X1: MSPPAPMGAPDFSPPEPEPTHSPEPENPGHDNRNWKADMMSALGESVSFGRFLTEPPEWGKWSAFAHNRYLEEAAVQARPGSVAQKKAFFEAHYARKKKRKSEDHGAAAGADAGLEAGAAEEDGGSAASRPSSSAESSCMTDQAPAPGDEETCGSGEAGVVDCGGPRASDEPVGVPEELAVAAITDAVGPYRMDAPMDGLCCKEDGNELVAGAVSESLEKKDLCSSNLVVVAVEKQPLKESSLVNQDITDSAKKRRIQMSSLLQKPTKFRSPPSGKKGQPSSVKRRSPLHSAKENTSPPGTDNNMHEATSVTRKRSTLAALHMLKSFTRCETGNAACGSRNLGTTIAERISQLESESRPVESTQPEEFGPPRKTFSTILPEVALGTPQVDEQRSSHVMRIKEKLFGSTSPLVHQKTAITKEKERKFNNESGFKESRQSFCFKTRPLPNFCRRNKQLNDGNQQNHKYVEAKSGTIEEFPKFRDSNHSMTNGSRAQQMGKGVSKERQICCFPIRKLY; this comes from the exons ATGTCGCCGCCGGCACCAATGGGAGCACCGGACTtctcgccgccggagccggagccgacgCACTCGCCGGAGCCGGAGAACCCCGGCCACGACAACCGG AACTGGAAGGCGGACATGATGTCGGCGCTGGGGGAGTCGGTCTCCTTCGGCCGCTTCCTCACCGAGCCGCCCGAGTGGGGGAAGTGGTCCGCCTTCGCGCACAACCGCTACCTCGAGGAGGCGGCCGTGCAGGCGCGCCCGGGCTCCGTCGCGCAGAAGAAGGCCTTCTTCGAGGCGCACTACGCCAGGAAGAAGAAGCGCAAGAGCGAGGaccacggcgccgccgctggcgctgaCGCCGGGCTCGAGGCGGGTGCGGCAGAGGAGGACGGTGGTTCCGCCGCCTCGCGGCCGTCCTCATCGGCGGAGTCCTCCTGCATGACGGATCAGGCTCCGGCGCCTGGGGATGAGGAGACGTGCGGCAGCGGGGAGGCCGGCGTGGTGGATTGTGGTGGTCCCCGTGCCAGTGATGAGCCGGTGGGAGTGCCCGAGGAGCTCGCGGTCGCGGCCATCACCGATGCTGTTGGTCCTTACAGGATGGATGCACCCATGGACGGGTTGTGCTGCAAGGAGGACGGCAATGAGCTAGTTGCTGGAGCAGTTTCGGAATCGCTGGAGAAGAAAGATCTGTGCTCGAGTAATTTGGTTGTTGTTGCCGTAGAGAAGCAACCCTTGAAG GAGAGCTCTCTTGTTAATCAGGATATCACGGATTCTGCAAAGAAAAGGAGGATCCAGATGTCATCTCTGCTTCAGAAGCCGACCAAATTCAGATCTCCCCCTTCAGGAAAGAAAGGGCAGCCTTCATCAGTGAAAAGACGGTCGCCTCTGCATTCTGCAAAGGAGAACACCTCACCTCCTGGTACAGATAATAACATGCATGAGGCAACTTCAGTCACTCGAAAGAGGTCCACACTGGCGGCATTGCACATGCTTAAGAGTTTCACTAGATGTGAAACAGGAAATGCTGCCTGTGGCTCAAGAAATCTTGGTACCACAATTGCCGAGAGGATTAGCCAGTTGGAGTCTGAAAGCAGACCTGTCGAAAGCACTCAGCCTGAGGAATTTGGGCCACCAAGAAAG ACCTTTTCCACAATTTTGCCAGAAGTAGCCCTAGGAACTCCTCAAGTGGATGAACAAAG GTCCTCCCATGTGATGAGAATCAAAGAAAAGCTCTTTGGTTCAACATCACCATTGGTGCATCAGAAAACTGCTATAACTAAGGAAAAAGAG AGGAAGTTCAACAATGAATCTGGGTTTAAAGAATCACGGCAGAGTTTTTGCTTCAAAACCAGGCCACTGCCAAACTTCTGTCGAAGAAATAAACAACTAAACGATGGTAATCAGCAG aaccaTAAGTATGTAGAAGCTAAATCTGGG ACTATCGAAGAGTTTCCAAAGTTTCGGGACAGCAACCATTCAATGACAAATGGTAGTCGTGCACAGCAAATGGGCAAAGGTGTATCCAAGGAGAGACAAATATGTTGTTTCCCCATCAGAAAGCTGTATTAG